One genomic region from Panthera tigris isolate Pti1 chromosome D1, P.tigris_Pti1_mat1.1, whole genome shotgun sequence encodes:
- the SERPING1 gene encoding plasma protease C1 inhibitor isoform X1 gives MASRLTSLTLLLLLLAGVSAFSDRSVPSQSSTAESQQGESEEHILEGEIPKDVSIQHTEDSSTLLKTSSTVETTNTAFESTRQPFIQSTTQPTTEPTTKPTTEPTTEPTTEPTTEPTTEPTTEPTTAPFCPGPDTSCSDVESQLAESKLGEALMDFSVKLYHAFSAIKKVETNMAFSPFSIASLLTQVLLGAGDSTKRNLENLLSYPEDFACVHQAMKAFTSKGFTSFSQIFHSPDLAVRDTFVNASQNLYGSRPTVLGNDSDVNTELINTWVAEKTNHKITQLLDSLPSDTCLVFLNAVYLSAKWKTTFDPKRTRMEPFYLKSSVIKASMMNSKKYPVAHFTDPTLKAKVGQLQLSHNLSLVILVPQNTKHHLEDLERALSPTVFKAVMKKLEMTKFQPTLLTLPRIKVTSKQDMLTVVENLKFFDFLYDLNLCGLTHDTDLQVSAMQHQAVLELTESGVEAAAASAVSVARNLLVFEVQQPFLFLIWDQQHKFPVFMGRVYDPRI, from the exons GTTAGCGCCTTCTCAGATCGGAGTGTTCCTAGCCAGAGCTCCACGGCAGAGAGCCAGCAAGGAGAAAGCGAAGAACACATCTTGGAGGGAGAGATCCCCAAGGATGTATCCATTCAGCACACCGAGGACTCTTCCACCTTGTTGAAAACCAGCTCAACCGTCGAAACAACGAATACTGCTTTTGAATCCACCCGTCAGCCCTTCATCCAGTCCACTACTCAACCCACGACCGAGCCTACGACTAAGCCCACGACCGAGCCCACGACCGAGCCCACGACCGAGCCCACTACCGAGCCCACTACCGAGCCCACTACCGAGCCCACTACGGCACCCTTCTGTCCGGGGCCTGATACTTCCTGCTCTGACGTGGAGAGTCAGTTGGCAGAGTCCAAGTTGGGAGAGGCTTTGATGGACTTCTCGGTGAAGCTCTACCATGCCTTCTCAGCAATTAAGAAGGTGGAGACCAACATGGCCTTTTCTCCATTCAGCATTGCCAGTCTCCTAACTCAGGTCCTGCTTG GCGCTGGGGACAGCACCAAGAGAAACCTGGAGAACCTCCTTTCCTACCCCGAGGACTTTGCCTGTGTCCACCAGGCCATGAAGGCCTTCACATCCAAAGGCTTCACTTCATTTTCTCAGATCTTCCACAGCCCGG ACCTGGCCGTAAGAGACACCTTTGTGAATGCCTCTCAGAACCTCTATGGCAGCAGACCCACAGTCCTGGGAAACGACAGTGATGTCAATACGGAGCTCATCAACACCTGGGTGGCGGAGAAgaccaaccacaagatcacgcAGCTGCTGGACAGCCTGCCCTCTGACACCTGCCTGGTCTTCCTCAACGCCGTCTACCTGAGTG cCAAGTGGAAGACAACCTTTGATCCAAAAAGAACCAGGATGGAGCCCTTTTACCTCAAATCCTCTGTGATAAAAGCATCCATGATGAACAGCAAGAAATACCCGGTGGCCCATTTCACTGACCCAACTTTGAAAGCCAAG GTGGGGCAGCTGCAGCTCTCCCACAACCTCAGCTTGGTGATCCTGGTGCCCCAGAACACGAAACACCATCTTGAAGACCTGGAACGGGCTCTCAGCCCCACTGTCTTCAAGGCTGTCATGAAGAAGCTGGAGATGACCAAATTCCAGCCCACTCTCCTGACGCTACCCCGCATCAAAGTGACGAGCAAGCAAGACATGCTGACGGTCGTGGAGAACCTAA AATTCTTTGACTTTCTTTACGACCTCAACCTGTGCGGGCTGACACACGACACGGATCTTCAGGTTTCTGCGATGCAGCACCAGGCCGTGCTGGAGCTGACGGAGTCCGGGGTGGAGGCGGCTGCGGCCTCGGCTGTTTCCGTGGCCCGCAATTTGCTAGTCTTTGAAGTGCAGCAGCCCTTCCTCTTCCTGATCTGGGACCAGCAACACAAATTCCCTGTCTTCATGGGGCGGGTGTATGACCCCAGGATCTGA
- the SERPING1 gene encoding plasma protease C1 inhibitor isoform X2 — protein sequence MASRLTSLTLLLLLLAGVSAFSDRSVPSQSSTAESQQGESEEHILEGEIPKDVSIQHTEDSSTLLKTSSTVETTNTAFESTRQPFIQSTTQPTTEPTTKPTTEPTTEPTTAPFCPGPDTSCSDVESQLAESKLGEALMDFSVKLYHAFSAIKKVETNMAFSPFSIASLLTQVLLGAGDSTKRNLENLLSYPEDFACVHQAMKAFTSKGFTSFSQIFHSPDLAVRDTFVNASQNLYGSRPTVLGNDSDVNTELINTWVAEKTNHKITQLLDSLPSDTCLVFLNAVYLSAKWKTTFDPKRTRMEPFYLKSSVIKASMMNSKKYPVAHFTDPTLKAKVGQLQLSHNLSLVILVPQNTKHHLEDLERALSPTVFKAVMKKLEMTKFQPTLLTLPRIKVTSKQDMLTVVENLKFFDFLYDLNLCGLTHDTDLQVSAMQHQAVLELTESGVEAAAASAVSVARNLLVFEVQQPFLFLIWDQQHKFPVFMGRVYDPRI from the exons GTTAGCGCCTTCTCAGATCGGAGTGTTCCTAGCCAGAGCTCCACGGCAGAGAGCCAGCAAGGAGAAAGCGAAGAACACATCTTGGAGGGAGAGATCCCCAAGGATGTATCCATTCAGCACACCGAGGACTCTTCCACCTTGTTGAAAACCAGCTCAACCGTCGAAACAACGAATACTGCTTTTGAATCCACCCGTCAGCCCTTCATCCAGTCCACTACTCAACCCACGACCGAGCCTACGACTAAGCCCACGACCGAGCCCACG ACCGAGCCCACTACGGCACCCTTCTGTCCGGGGCCTGATACTTCCTGCTCTGACGTGGAGAGTCAGTTGGCAGAGTCCAAGTTGGGAGAGGCTTTGATGGACTTCTCGGTGAAGCTCTACCATGCCTTCTCAGCAATTAAGAAGGTGGAGACCAACATGGCCTTTTCTCCATTCAGCATTGCCAGTCTCCTAACTCAGGTCCTGCTTG GCGCTGGGGACAGCACCAAGAGAAACCTGGAGAACCTCCTTTCCTACCCCGAGGACTTTGCCTGTGTCCACCAGGCCATGAAGGCCTTCACATCCAAAGGCTTCACTTCATTTTCTCAGATCTTCCACAGCCCGG ACCTGGCCGTAAGAGACACCTTTGTGAATGCCTCTCAGAACCTCTATGGCAGCAGACCCACAGTCCTGGGAAACGACAGTGATGTCAATACGGAGCTCATCAACACCTGGGTGGCGGAGAAgaccaaccacaagatcacgcAGCTGCTGGACAGCCTGCCCTCTGACACCTGCCTGGTCTTCCTCAACGCCGTCTACCTGAGTG cCAAGTGGAAGACAACCTTTGATCCAAAAAGAACCAGGATGGAGCCCTTTTACCTCAAATCCTCTGTGATAAAAGCATCCATGATGAACAGCAAGAAATACCCGGTGGCCCATTTCACTGACCCAACTTTGAAAGCCAAG GTGGGGCAGCTGCAGCTCTCCCACAACCTCAGCTTGGTGATCCTGGTGCCCCAGAACACGAAACACCATCTTGAAGACCTGGAACGGGCTCTCAGCCCCACTGTCTTCAAGGCTGTCATGAAGAAGCTGGAGATGACCAAATTCCAGCCCACTCTCCTGACGCTACCCCGCATCAAAGTGACGAGCAAGCAAGACATGCTGACGGTCGTGGAGAACCTAA AATTCTTTGACTTTCTTTACGACCTCAACCTGTGCGGGCTGACACACGACACGGATCTTCAGGTTTCTGCGATGCAGCACCAGGCCGTGCTGGAGCTGACGGAGTCCGGGGTGGAGGCGGCTGCGGCCTCGGCTGTTTCCGTGGCCCGCAATTTGCTAGTCTTTGAAGTGCAGCAGCCCTTCCTCTTCCTGATCTGGGACCAGCAACACAAATTCCCTGTCTTCATGGGGCGGGTGTATGACCCCAGGATCTGA